The window CCGCAGCCGCGCCGAGCCCCAGGCCGACGGCAGCTATCGCATCAGCGGCAGCAAGATCTTCATCACCGGCGGCGAACAGGACCTGACCGAGAACATCGTCCACCTGGTGCTGGCCAAACTGCCGGATGCGCCCACCGGCGCCAAGGGCATCTCGCTGTTCCTGGTGCCCAAGTACCTGGTCGAGGCCGATGGCCGCCTGGGGGCGCGCAACGCCGCCCATTGCGGCTCGATCGAACACAAGATGGGCATCAAGGCCTCGGCCACCTGTGTGATGAACTTCGATGGTGCCGTCGGCTACCTGGTCGGCGAGCCGAACAAGGGCCTGGCGGCGATGTTCACCATGATGAACTACGAGCGCCTGTCCATCGGCATCCAGGGCATCGGCTGTGCCGAGGCGTCCTACCAGAGCGCCGCCCGCTACGCCAACGAGCGCCTGCAAAGCCGCGCCGCCAGCGGCCCGCAGGCACAGGACAAGGTTGCCGACCCGATCATCCACCATGGCGATGTGCGGCGCATGTTGCTGACCATGCGCACCCTCACCGAAGGTGGCCGGGCGTTTGCCGCCTACGTCGGCCAGCAGCTGGACCTGGCGCGCTACGCCGAAGACGCCGGCGAGCGCGAACATGCGCAGCGCCTGGTGGCGCTGCTGACGCCGGTGGCCAAGGCGTTCTTCACCGACAACGGCCTGGAAAGCTGTGTGCTCGGCCAGCAGGTGTATGGCGGCCATGGCTACATTCGCGAATGGGGCCAGGAGCAGCGTGTGCGCGATGTGCGCATCGCGCAGATCTATGAAGGCACCAACGGCATACAGGCCCTCGACCTGCTCGGGCGCAAGGTGCTGGCCGACGGTGGCCAGGCGCTGGCCGGCTTTGCCGCCGAGGTGCGGGCCTTCAGCGTGGATGCGCCGCTGCACCGTGAAGCCCTGCAAGCGAGCCTGGCGCGGCTGGAGGCGACCAGCGCCTGGCTGCGGGCGCGTGCCGGCGAGGATGCCAACCTGGTCAGCGCGGTGGCGGTGGAATACCTGCAGCTGTTCGGGCTGACTGCGTATGCCTACATGTGGGCGCGTATGGCGGCGGTGGCGTTGGCCAAGCGTGACGAGGATGCCGCGTTTCATGGGGCCAAGCTTGCGTGTGCGGAGTTCTTCTTCCAGCGGGTCTTGCCGCGCGGGTTGGGGCTGGAGGCCAGTATCCGGGCGGGTAGTGGCAGCCTTTATGGTTTGGAGGCGGCGCAGTTCTGAGAGACCATGGGGGCGCTTTGCGCCCCATCGCGACACAAGGCCGCTCCTACAGGGGAACGCGATTCCATGTAGGAGCGGCCTTATGTCGCGATGGGCTGCAAGGCAGCCCCAACGATTTCAGCCTGAATTTACCTGCGCGAAGGGTTCTCAAACGCTGAAAAACCATCACCAATCCGACGAAAACCGGCACAACTGATAGTCATTCGCCATTACCTCGGTTCTCGGGAGCCCTCCAGCAAGGGTAGAATGCGCAAAACCCGGAGCCGCAATGAACCACGACCGCCTCAATCCCAGCCCAGACGATGCCATCACCGACGCCGCCGCGCACTGGTGCATGCGCCTGCACGCCGAAGATTGCTCGGTGGCCGAGCGCGAGGCGTTCGCCCGCTGGCTGGCGGCCGACCCGCGGCATGCCGAGGAATACCAGGCAATGCTGGAAATCTGGCAAACCGCAGACCTGCTGCCGCGCAATGCCACCGTCATCGACTTCAACCCGCCGCTGCAAAAGGCCGCGCGCCAGCGCAACTGGCGGCCGCTGGCATCCGCCGCCGCGATCGCCCTGGCAGTGCTGCCGCTGGCCGGCTGGGTGGGCTGGGAACAAGGCTGGCTGCCCAATCGCTACCAGCACTTCGAAGCTGGCGCGCACATGCAGACCGTGCAGCTGAGCGACGGCAGCATGGTGCAGCTCAACCTCAACACCGAGCTCACCTACCTCAACTACAAGGACCAGCGCCAGGTCACGCTCAAACGTGGCGAGGCGTTCTTCAAGGTGCAGCACGACAGCAGCCACCCGTTCATCGTGCATGCCGGTCGTGGCCAGACCCGCGTCACCGGCACCCAGTTCAACGTGTGGAAGTACCAGGACCAGGTCAAGGTCACCCTGGTGGAAGGTTCGGTACTGGTATCCAGCGACGGCAGCACCGGTGGCTACCGCCTGGGCCCTGGTATGCAGGCCAGCTATCACAAGGGCGACTTCGAGCCGCAACTGGAGCAAAGCGAGGACTACGGCAACAGCCTGGCCTGGCGCGACGGCAAGCTGGTGCTCGACAACCTGAGCCTGGAACAGGCCCTGCCGATAATCAACCGCTACCTCGACGCACCGCTGCTGCTGGCCGACGCCAGCACTGGCCGCATCCGCATCAGCGGTATCTACAACACCCGTGAGGTGGGGCGCCTGGTCAACAACCTGCCCAAGGTGCTGCCGGTCTACCTGACCCGCAGCAAGGACGGCAGCACCGTGCTCAACCGCATCTCGCCGCCGCCCGACAAGGGCTGACGCCCTCCCCGTCTTACAGCGTCATCGCCGCCAACCAGCCGAACGCCAGCAATGGCAGGTTGTAGTGGATGAAGGTAGGCACCACGGTGTCCCAGATATGGTGGTGCTGGCCATCCACGTTCAACCCCGAGGTCGGGCCCAGGGTCGAGTCCGAGGCAGGCGAGCCCGCGTCGCCCAGGGCACCGGCGGTACCCACGATGCAAACGGTGGCCAGCGGGTCGAAGCCCAGCTGCACGCACAGCGGCACGAAGATCGCGGCCAGGATCGGCACGGTGGAGAACGACGAGCCGATGCCCATGGTCACCAGCAGGCCCACCAGCAGCATCAGCAAGGCACCGACGCCCTTGCTGTGGTCGATCCACTGCGCCGAGGTTTCCACCAGGCTGTTCACCTCACCGGTGGCCTTCATCACGTCGGCAAAGCCTGAGGCGGCAATCATGATGAAGCCGATCATGGCCATCATCTTCATGCCTTCGGTGAACAGGTCGTCAGTGTCCTTCCAGCGCACGATGCCCGACAGCGAGAAGATCAGGAAGCCGACCATGGCGCCGATGATCATCGAGTCCAGCCACAACTGGACGATGAACGCCGAGGCAATCGCCAGCCCGGCCACCAGCAGGGTCAGCGGGTTGTACTGCACGCTCACCTGCTCCACCTGCTCGATGCGCGCCAGGTCGTAGTCACGCTTCTTGCGGTAGCTGACGAATACCGCCAGCAACAGGCCAGCCAGCATGCCAGCGGCCGGGATGGCCATGGCGTGGGTGACATTCACGCCACTCACGTCGACACCCGCGCGGGCGACGTTGGCCAGCAGGATTTCATTGAGGAAGATGTTGCCAAAGCCCACCGGCAGGAACATGTACGGGGTGATCAGGCCAAAGGTGATCACGCAGGCGATCAGCCGGCGGTCGATGCGCAGGCGGGTCAGCACGTACAGCAGCGGTGGCACCAGCAAGGGGATGAAGGCGATGTGGATAGGCAGGATGTTCTGCGACGACACTGCCACCACCAGCATCAGGCCCACCAGCAACCATTTGACCTTGCCGCCACTGGCATGGCACTGGCGGTCGATCATGGCCAGGGCGCGGTCGGCCAGGGCATGGGCCAGGCCGGACTTGGCGATAGCCACGGCAAAGGCGCCCAGCAGTGCATAGGACAGGGCTACCGTGGCCCCGCCGCCGAGGCCGCCGTTGAAGGCCTTGAGCGTACCTTCGATGCCCAGCCCCCCCACCAGCCCACCGGCCAGGGCCCCGACGATCAGGGCGATGACCACGTGCACGCGGGACAGGCTGAGTATCAGCATGATGCCGACCGCGGCGATCACTGCATTCATGGTTGGCTTACCTCATTGCGACAGAAAAAAAGCGCGCACTGTGAAGCAGTGGGCAGCAGATGTCAAAAGCGCCATGTTGCGGCGGATTACACGGAGGGCTGAAATTTAAATTGAATGTTTGAATAAAGAAAAAATGGGATGGGCCGATATGGTGGGAAGGCTGGGAGATGCCTGGCTGGAGATTTCTGTCGCCTGTGAGATCGAGCGCCGCCCGCGCGGCGCTTCGCAGCACAAGGCTGCTCCTACATCTGTTTCGGGCCAGTTATTCCTGAGGTGGAGGCGCTCGGCCCCTTGGCGTCCATCTCGATATCGTGTCGGACAAACAAGGCGGTCGCACGCGCTGGCGCAAGCGTTACTGGCCCGAAACAGATGTAGGAGCAGCCTTGTGCTGCGAAGCGCCGCGCGGGCGGCGCTCGATCTCACAGACGACACACATCTCCAGCCAGGCACCTCTCAACCCCGCCCAGCCCCAAAGCCATAACCCTTACTGTCCAAAAAAAGGGATACGCCCCATGCCTTTGCGACAACTTTCCATCCAGTGGAAGATCACCCTGCTCGCCGGTCTCTGCCTGGCCGGCATCGTCACCCTGCTCGTCGGCCTGTCGCTGTATCGCATGGACCACAGCTCGGACCTGGTCAAGGCCAGCAGCATGCAGATGCTGACCGAATCGGCCCAGTCGCGCATCGAGTCGCAGGGCGAGGTGCAGGCGCTGAACATCCGCCGCCAGTTCATGGACGCCTACCAGTACGGCGCCGGTTTCGCCCGCCAGGTGCTGTTCCTGCGCGAGCAGGCGGAAAAGCGCTTTCTCGATGCCTTCGACCTGCGCGAGGACATGACCCGCCAGGTGCGCGCCGCCCTGCAGGCCAACCCTGAACTGCTCGGCCTGTCGCTGGTATTCGAGCCCAACGCCCTGGACAACAAGGACAGCCTGTTCGCCGGCAAGGCAGAACTGGGCAGCAACGAAACCGGGCGCTTCGCCCTGTACTGGTCGCAGCCGCGTGTCGGCCAGCTGACGGCCATGGCCCTGCCCGAACATGACATGGCCAACACCGAGATCGGCCCCAGCGGCCAGCCAGCCAATACCTGGTGGGTGTGCCCGCGCACATCCGGCAAGGTGTGCGTGGTGGAGCCCTACTTCTACGACATCGATGGCCAGCAAGTGCTGATGACCAGCATCGTCTTCCCGCTGGCAGTCGACGGCAAGGTGATCGCCACCCTGTCCATCGACATCAACCTCAACAGCCTGCAGGCCCTGAGCCAGGAGGCCAGCCGCAGCCTGTACGAAGGCCGCACCACGGTCGGCATCCTCAGCCCGGTCGGCCTGCTGGCCGGCTACAGCGCCGATGCCAGCAAGCTGGCCCAGCGCTTCGACCAGGTCGACACCGCCAAGGGTGCCGAACTGGTGCGCAAGCTGGCCGACGGCAAGATGACCATCGTGCACGACCAGCAGCGCCTGAAGGTGCTGGCCGCCTTCCAGCCGATTCCGGATGCCCAGCCCTGGGGCGTGCTGCTGGATGTGCCGGAAAACGCCCTGACCGGGCCGGCCGAAGCGCTGAAACAGGAACTGGACGCGCTGAACACCAGCGGCACCCTGCTGGAACTTGGCCTGGGCCTGGCGGCGGCGATCGCCGGCCTGCTGATGGTGTGGCTGATGGCCCGCGGCGTTACCCGGCCGATCCTCGGCGTGGCAAGCATGCTCAAGGACATTGCCAGCGGCGAAGGTGACCTGACCCGCCGCCTGACCTACCAGAAGCAGGACGAACTGGGCGAACTGGCCGGCTGGTTCAACCGCTTCCTCGACAAGCTGCAGCCGACCATCGCCGAGGTCAAACGCTCGGTGCAGGCCGCCCGTGGCACCGCCGACCAGTCTTCGGCAATTGCCACCCAGACCAGCGCCGGCATGGAGCAGCAGTACCGCCAGGTCGACCAGGTTGCCACTGCCTCGCACGAAATGAGTGCCACCGCCCAGGACGTCGCCCGCAGCGCCGCCCAGGCCGCGCAGGCCGCCCGCGATGCCGACCAGGCCACCCGCGAAGGCCTGGCGGTGATCGACCGCACCACCCACAGCATCGATGCCCTGGCCGCCGACATGAGCAACGCCATGAGCGAAGTGGAGGGCCTGGCGCAGAACAGCGAGAAGATCGGTTCGGTGCTGGAGGTGATCCGCTCGATCGCCGAACAGACCAACTTGCTGGCGCTCAACGCCGCCATCGAGGCGGCCCGCGCCGGTGAAGCCGGCCGTGGCTTTGCCGTGGTCGCGGACGAGGTGCGCAACCTGGCCCAGCGTACCCAGGAATCGGTGGAAGAAACCCGCCAGGTGATCGAGGCCTTGCAGAACGGCACCCGCGAAGTGGTCGGGGCCATGGACAACAGCCACCGCCAGGCCCAGAGCGGCGTGCAGCAGGTTGGCCAGGCAGTCACCGCGCTGCAGCGCATCGGCCAGGCAGTGACGGTGATCACCGACATGAACCTGCAGATCGCCTCGGCCGCCGAGGAGCAGAGCGCAGTGGCCGAGGAGATCAACAGCAACGTGGCGACCATCCGTGATGTCACCGAATCGCTGTCGGGGCAGGCCAACGAGTCGGCGCGGGTAAGCCAGTCGCTGAACAGCCTGGCCAACCAGCAACAGGCGCTGATGGACCAGTTCCGCGTCTGAGTCGCTTGCAGGCCGCTGCCAATCGCGTGCAGCGGCCTTCCTGCCGGGCCTGGAGCCGGTCGTCTACACTTGCGGCAACTCAGTAGCGTCACTCCAAGAGGCCCCATGAAAAAGATTCCGACGCTGCTGGCCGGCCTGCTGCTCGCCGTCGGCCTGGCCAGCACCGACAGCGCCGCCTCCGCAGAACGCACCACGCCCATCCGCTTTGGTGCCATCGGCTGGGAAAGCGGCGCACTCACCACCGAGATCCTGCGCCTGATCGTCGAGCGCGGTTATGGCTACCCCACCGACACCCTGCCCGGCAGTACGGTCAGCATGGAAGTGGCGCTCGCACGCAACGACCTGCAAGTAATCGCCGAGGAATGGGCCGGGCGCAGCCCTGCCTGGGTCAAGGCAGAACAGGCCGGCCAGGTGTTCGCCTTGGGCGACACGGTCAAGAACGCCGAAGAAGGCTGGTGGGTACCGGCCTACGTGATCGAGGGCGATGACGCGCGCAAGCTGAAAGCCGTGGCGCCGGAATTGCGCAGCGTCGAGGACCTGAAACGTTACCCGCAGGTGTTCCGCGACCCCGAGTCCCCCGGTAAAGGGCGCTTTCTGAATAGCCCCAGCGGGTGGACATCCGAAACCGTCAACAGCCAGAAACTCAAGGCCTACGGGCTGAATGATCTCTATACCAACTTCCGCAGTGGCTCCGGGGCTGCAATGGATGCCGAAATCGGCTCGGCCATCCGCCGTGGCCAGCCGGTGCTGTTCTACTACTGGAACCCGACCCCTTTGATGGGGCGTTACAAGCTCATACGCCTGCAAGAGCCGCCGTTCGATGCCCAGGCCTGGGCCACCCTCACCGATGCCGGCAACCCCGAGCCCAAGGGCAGCAGCTCGCTGCCGGCCAAGTTGTCGATTGGCGTATCCAAGGCCTTTCGCGAGGGCTACCCGGAGCTGGTGAGCGTGTTCGAGCGGGTCGATCTGCCCATCGACCGACTGAACAAGGCACTGGCCGACATGAGCGAAAAGCGAACGCCGCCCCGCGACGCGGCCCTCACCTTCCTGCGCGATAACCGCGAGGTGTGGAAAGCCTGGTTGCCTGCGGACATTGCCACCAAGGTCGAGGCCAGCCTGTGAGCGGCGGCTTCCCCGAGGCCCTGCAATTCTCCTTTGCCGACAGCGTCAACCGCCTGGTCGACTGGCTGGTACTGCATTACGGCGATCACCTGCGCAGCGTCTCGGACCAGTTGTTGCAACTGCTGGTCGGCCTGGAAACCCTGCTGCGCCTGCTGCCGTGGTGGCTGCTGCTGTTGCTGATCGGCCTGCTTGCCTGGCATGCCAGCCGCAGCGTGCTGCGCAGCGCGGTACTGGTGGCGCTGCTGGCCCTGATCGGCATGCTCGGGTTGTGGGACAAACTGCTGCAGACCATGGCGTTGGTGCTGGTCAGTACCGGCCTCTGCGTGCTGGTGGGCGTGCCGCTGGGCATCCTGCTGGCTGCCCGGCCGCTGGCGAAGCGCTTGCTGTTGCCGGTACTGGATGTGATGCAGACATTGCCGGCCTTCGTTTACCTGATCCCGGTGCTGATGCTGTTCGGCCTGGGCAAGGTGCCCGCCGTGTTCGCCACACTGATCTATGCCCTGCCACCGCTGGTGCGGCTGACCGAACTGGGCCTGAGCCAGATCGACCCTTCGCTGCTGCAAGCCGCCCATGGTCTTGGCGCCAGCCGCTGGCAGCGGTTGCGGCGCATCGCCCTGCCGCTGGCGCTGCCGAGTATCATGGCCGGGCTCAACCAGTCGGTGATGATGGCCCTGTCGATGGTGCTGGTGGCTTCGATGATTGGCGCCCGCGGGCTGGGCGAGGACGTGCTGTCGGGGATCCAGACGCTGAATGTCGGCCAAGGCGTCGAGGCCGGGCTGGCGATCGTCGCCTTGGCCATGGTGATCGATCGGATCAGCCAGGCCTATGGGCGTGGTGTGCGCTGAGAAATATTGCCTCTACCAGCCTCGACTCGCTGTAGGAGCAGCCTTGTGCTGCGAAAGGGCCGGGCCTGACAATGCAGCTCTGTCAGCTTGAAACCGGACCACACCCGCATGTCCCTCAAAGCCCTGCGCACTCTGGTGACCATCGCCCGCCACGGCACCTTCGCCCGTGCCGCCGACCTGCTCAGCCTTACCCCTTCGGCGGTGAGCCTGCACATCAAGACCCTCGAAGACGAACTGCAGGTGAGCTTGTTCGACCGCAGCCGCAGGCAGGTCTCGCTGACCGAAGCCGGCCAGTTGGCGGTGGCCCGCGCCGAGACCATCCTGGCTAGCTATGACGAACTGGCCGACGCCCTGGCCAGCGGCCCGAGCCTGCGCGGCCGCCTGCGCCTGGGGGCGATCCACACGGTGCTGGCGCGGCGCCTGCCCAAAGCGCTGGTGTGGATCAAGGCGCACCATCCGCAGCTGCATGTCAGCGTGGCCTCCGGCATGTCGGCGGAACTGGCGCGACGGGTGGAAGACGGCGAGCTCGATGCGGCGATCACCACCGAGCCGGTCAGCCCCTACCCGCAAAGCCTGGACTTCACGCCGTTGTTCGAAGACCGCTTCTGGGCGATCGCCAGCCCCGACCTGGCCGGGCTAAGCGTGCCGCAGTTGCTGGCCAGCCAGCCGTTCCTGCGCTTCGACAAGCGTGCCTGGGCCGGGCGGCAGATCGAGCAGGAGCTGCGCCGCCAGCATCTGCAGGTGAGCGAGCAGATGGAACTGGACAGCCAGGAAGCGCTGGCGCGCATGGCGGTGATGGGCCTGGGCGTGGCAATCATCCCCATGGCCGATGACGACCTGCAACGCTTGCCACCGGCTACCTGCCTGCCATTTGGCGAACCACAGCTGACCCGGCGCGTGGTGTTGCTGGAGCATGAGAAGAGCCAGCGGCGGCATTTGAGCGCGGTGCTGAAGACTGCGCTGGAGGCGTGAAGGTTCGCAGGGCCTTGTAGGAGCGGCCTTGTGTCGCGAAAGGGCCGCAAAGCGGCCCCGGCAATTTTGTGGCGATGCCGATATCCTGGGGGCGCTTCGCTCCCCTTTCGCGACACAAGGCCGCTCCTACAAGAGCCAGTGTCGACTTCAACCATGCATTTTTCCTCAATGGTCAGTGCAGAAAACAACGTTTTTACAGATCGATCCGCACCCGTAGTCTGTGCTCCGTACCCGACCACGGAACGTCGATCATGCTCCACCTGCTGCTGACTACCCTGCTGCCGATCATCCTGCTGATTGCCCTGGGCACTTTCCTGCGCCTGCGCGGCTTTCTCGCCGATAACTTCTGGCCCGGCGCCGAGCGCCTGAGCTATTACGTACTGCTGCCGTCGCTGTTTCTCCATGGCCTGGCCACCGCCAACCTCGATGGCGTGCCGGTGCTGGGCATGGTTGGCGTGCTGATGCTCTCGACCCTGGCCGGGGCCGTGCTGCTGGTGCTGTACCAGGGCGCCATGAACCACGACGGTGCCGACTTCACCTCGGTGTTCCAGGGCGGCATCCGCTTCAACAACTACATCGGCGCCACCCTTGCAGCGGGTATCTACGGCAGCGCCGGCATTGCCCTGGCAGCGGTGGCCAACGCCGCCATCGTGCCACTGGTCAACCTGCTTTGTGTGCTGGTTTTCGCCCGCTTCAGCGCCCGCCATAGCTCACCGGCCACGGTGTTGCGGGCCATCTTCGCCAACCCCTTGATCGTCGGTTGCGCCGGCGGATTGCTGCTGCGCGCCAGTGGGCTGGGCTTGCCAGCGGGTATCGAACCCACGGTCAAGGCCCTGGGCCAGGCCGCCCTGCCGCTGGGCCTGCTGTGCGTCGGCGCAGCCCTGGGTGGCGCCCGCCTGGGCCAGCAGGTGCGCCCGCTGATGGCGGCGTCGGCATTCAAGTTCCTGGTCATGCCGTTGACCACCTGGGGCTTGTGCCGCCTGCTTGGCCTGGGTGGCCAGGCAGCGGTGGTGGCGGTGCTGTTCCAGGCACTGCCGACCGCGTCATCTTCCTATGTGATGGCCCGGCAAATGGGCGGTAACGCACCGCTGATGGCCACCATCATCGCCCTGCAGACCGTGTTGGCTGCCGCCACCCTGCCTTTGGTGCTGATGCTTGCGCTTGGCTAGACTGTGAACCAGCCCACAGTTCGGGAGCTTGCATCATGCGCCTTTCGTGGATGGTGATCGGCCTGGTTTCGGCCCTGCTCGCAGGCCCCTTGCACGCGGCCGACCCGGCCAAGGCTGCCGTCGCCGAGGACAAGGCCGAGGTGCTCGAGGAAAAAGTGGTGAATGACACACCACCCCCGAAAAAGGCCGAAACCCTCACACCGGGCGAAGCACAGGCAGTGGACCCGGCCGGCCAGGCGCCGCTGGATGACAGCATCACCTGCCTGGCCCGCACCATCTACTGGGAGGCCAAGGGTGCGGACGCCGAAGACATGGCCGCCGTGGCCAACGTCGTGCTCAACCGCCTGGGCCACGATGGCTTCCCGGATACCATCTGCGGCGTGGTCAAGCAGGGGGTGGAAAGCAAGGCCTGCCAGTTCTCCTGGTGGTGCGACGGGCGCCCGGACCAGGTCGAAGAAGCGCAACGCTACGACATTGCCAAGGAAATCGCGCGCAAGGCGCTCAACCAGCAATTGAGAGACCGCACCGGGGGTGCCTTGTACTTCCATGACCGCAACGTGCGCCCGGACTGGGCCAAAGCCTACCGCCGGACGGCGCAGACCAGGCATTTTCTGTTCTACAAACCGAACCAGGCGGTGGCGCGCTGATAGCCGCCGGGCGCCAGCAAACCGGCAGACAGCGTGGTTCGATAGGAATGATTACCAACTATTCGCACTTTTCAGATGAACAGTGGTCTACTCCCTCTTTTGCCGCCAGCAAAGAATGTTGGCGTTTTCATTGCTTCGCACGAGCCCGGGCCAAAAGCCCCGGGCTTGTGTAGGATGAGCAGCGCGAACCACGACGCTGCCAGTCATAGGGAGATCCACATGCGCGTCCTGTCATCCGTTGCCGCCTTGTCGCTGGGCCTGGTCGTCTCGGCCGGGGCCATGGCTGCCACCGGCGAAGAAGCGCAACTGATCGATTCGATCAATGCCTACCGCAGCAAGGCCCAGCCCTGCGGTGGCGAAGCGTCGTTGGAACTGCCGCCGCTCAACAGCGATACCCGCCTGGCACTGTCGCCAGAGGGCACCCGCGACCTGCAGCAAGCCATGACCCGCGCCGCCTACCCGATGGTCAACGTGCAGGCCATCAGCCTGTCGGGGCCGCGTGATGCGCGCGCTGCCATGCATGCCATCGAAGAGAGCTTCTGCCAGGTGGTGCTCGACCCGCAGTTCGTCGATATCGGCGTCAGCCAGGAAGGCCGCGACTGGCGCATCGTGCTGGCCCGGCCGCTGCTCAGTGGCCGCCTGGGCGACTGGCAGGCCGAGGGACAGAAGGTGCTGCAGGAGATCAATGCCGCGCGCAAGGTACCGCGCCAATGCGGTGGCCAGCCCTTCGCCGCCGCCCCTGCGTTGAGCTGGAGCACGGTGCTGGCCGGGGTTGCCGCCAACCACACCCGGGCCATGGCCAACCAGAACTTCTTCGACCACATCGACAAGGATGGCCGCACCCCCGGGGACCGGGCAGAGTTGGCCGGTTACCTGTACCAGCAGATCGGCGAAAACATCGCCGCCGGGCGTGACACTGCGCGCAAGGTGGTCGATGGCTGGCTGGATAGCCCGGGGCATTGCGCGACGCTGATGAACCCGGACTTCCGCGAGCTGGGCGCTGCGTATGCAGTGGACCCGAAGAGTGATGCGGGGATTTACTGGACGGGGTTGTTCGGGACGCCGCAGTAAGCCCGGCTGACGCGCTTTATGTAGGAGCGGCCTTGTGTCGCGAAAGGGGTGCGAAGCGCCCCCAGGATATCGGCATCGCCACAAAATTGCCGGGGCCGCTTTGCGGCCCTTTCGCGACACAAGGCCGCTCCTACAGAGTGCGCGCCGGGCTTCAGGGCGAGATATTGCGGTCACGCAACGCTTGGGCCGTGCAACCAAACCGTCGCCGCACGCACTTGCCCAGGTAACTGGCATCGCCCAGGCCCACTTCATCGGCAATCTGCGCCAGGCTGTGGCTGGAATTGAGCAAACGCCAGCGCGCCTGTTGCAGGCGCATCTCCAGCCACCAGGCCTTGGCGCTCATGCCATGGCTGGCGTGAAACTGCCGGTCCAGCTGGCGCCGGCTGATGCCCAGCTCAGCCGCCAACTGCTCCGCGGTCAACGGCGTACCCAGGTGATGACGCATCAACGCCTGCGCACGCTGCACCTGCCGCCCCTGCCCGGCCCCCAGCTCCAACGAGCGCAAGGCATGGCGGCTATCGCGGGTTTCATCCACCAGCATGTCGGCCAGGCCCTTCAGCGCCCTGGCCCTCCCGCAGGCGCGTGACAACAGCGCGACGGCCAGGTCGATGGCCGCGGTGCCGCCGGCGCAGGTGATGCGGCTACCGTCGATGCAATACAGCTGCTCACTCAGCACCTGCAAATGCGGGAAGGCCGCACGGAATTCGGCTTCGTGTCGCCAGTGCACCACCACCTTGTGCCCCTGCAGCAACCCGCAGGCGGCCAACAGGAAGGCGCCATTGTCGACCCCAACCAGCTTGACGCCAGCCTTGCCAGCCTGCCTCAGCAAGGCCCGGTAGCGAGGCGCCAGCGCGGCAGTGGCCATCGCGTTGCGCCCGCCGAACACCACCAGGTAGTCGAAACTGGCCAGCTCGAGCTGGCCAGCGACGGCCTCGACCTGCACCACCGCGCCACTGCTCGAAGGCACCGGGTCGAGTGTCAGCCCTGCCACGGTCCAGCTGCAGTAGCGCTGCTGGCTGTAGTCCTCGTCGTCGGCGCTGAAACGCAACTTGTCGAGAAAGGCAC of the Pseudomonas asiatica genome contains:
- a CDS encoding methyl-accepting chemotaxis protein: MEQQYRQVDQVATASHEMSATAQDVARSAAQAAQAARDADQATREGLAVIDRTTHSIDALAADMSNAMSEVEGLAQNSEKIGSVLEVIRSIAEQTNLLALNAAIEAARAGEAGRGFAVVADEVRNLAQRTQESVEETRQVIEALQNGTREVVGAMDNSHRQAQSGVQQVGQAVTALQRIGQAVTVITDMNLQIASAAEEQSAVAEEINSNVATIRDVTESLSGQANESARVSQSLNSLANQQQALMDQFRV
- a CDS encoding ABC transporter permease codes for the protein MSGGFPEALQFSFADSVNRLVDWLVLHYGDHLRSVSDQLLQLLVGLETLLRLLPWWLLLLLIGLLAWHASRSVLRSAVLVALLALIGMLGLWDKLLQTMALVLVSTGLCVLVGVPLGILLAARPLAKRLLLPVLDVMQTLPAFVYLIPVLMLFGLGKVPAVFATLIYALPPLVRLTELGLSQIDPSLLQAAHGLGASRWQRLRRIALPLALPSIMAGLNQSVMMALSMVLVASMIGARGLGEDVLSGIQTLNVGQGVEAGLAIVALAMVIDRISQAYGRGVR
- a CDS encoding FecR family protein, with product MNHDRLNPSPDDAITDAAAHWCMRLHAEDCSVAEREAFARWLAADPRHAEEYQAMLEIWQTADLLPRNATVIDFNPPLQKAARQRNWRPLASAAAIALAVLPLAGWVGWEQGWLPNRYQHFEAGAHMQTVQLSDGSMVQLNLNTELTYLNYKDQRQVTLKRGEAFFKVQHDSSHPFIVHAGRGQTRVTGTQFNVWKYQDQVKVTLVEGSVLVSSDGSTGGYRLGPGMQASYHKGDFEPQLEQSEDYGNSLAWRDGKLVLDNLSLEQALPIINRYLDAPLLLADASTGRIRISGIYNTREVGRLVNNLPKVLPVYLTRSKDGSTVLNRISPPPDKG
- a CDS encoding Na+/H+ antiporter family protein; this translates as MNAVIAAVGIMLILSLSRVHVVIALIVGALAGGLVGGLGIEGTLKAFNGGLGGGATVALSYALLGAFAVAIAKSGLAHALADRALAMIDRQCHASGGKVKWLLVGLMLVVAVSSQNILPIHIAFIPLLVPPLLYVLTRLRIDRRLIACVITFGLITPYMFLPVGFGNIFLNEILLANVARAGVDVSGVNVTHAMAIPAAGMLAGLLLAVFVSYRKKRDYDLARIEQVEQVSVQYNPLTLLVAGLAIASAFIVQLWLDSMIIGAMVGFLIFSLSGIVRWKDTDDLFTEGMKMMAMIGFIMIAASGFADVMKATGEVNSLVETSAQWIDHSKGVGALLMLLVGLLVTMGIGSSFSTVPILAAIFVPLCVQLGFDPLATVCIVGTAGALGDAGSPASDSTLGPTSGLNVDGQHHHIWDTVVPTFIHYNLPLLAFGWLAAMTL
- a CDS encoding ABC transporter substrate-binding protein encodes the protein MKKIPTLLAGLLLAVGLASTDSAASAERTTPIRFGAIGWESGALTTEILRLIVERGYGYPTDTLPGSTVSMEVALARNDLQVIAEEWAGRSPAWVKAEQAGQVFALGDTVKNAEEGWWVPAYVIEGDDARKLKAVAPELRSVEDLKRYPQVFRDPESPGKGRFLNSPSGWTSETVNSQKLKAYGLNDLYTNFRSGSGAAMDAEIGSAIRRGQPVLFYYWNPTPLMGRYKLIRLQEPPFDAQAWATLTDAGNPEPKGSSSLPAKLSIGVSKAFREGYPELVSVFERVDLPIDRLNKALADMSEKRTPPRDAALTFLRDNREVWKAWLPADIATKVEASL
- a CDS encoding acyl-CoA dehydrogenase C-terminal domain-containing protein is translated as MTTYSAPLRDMRFVLHDVFNAPALWARLPALAERIDADTADAILEEAAKVTGQLIAPLSRNGDEQGVRFTAGEVTTPDGFREAWHTYREGGWVGLGGNPEHGGMGMPKMLGVLFEEMLYAADCSFSLYSALSAGSCLAIDAHASETLKATYLPPLYEGRWAGTMCLTEPHAGTDLGLIRSRAEPQADGSYRISGSKIFITGGEQDLTENIVHLVLAKLPDAPTGAKGISLFLVPKYLVEADGRLGARNAAHCGSIEHKMGIKASATCVMNFDGAVGYLVGEPNKGLAAMFTMMNYERLSIGIQGIGCAEASYQSAARYANERLQSRAASGPQAQDKVADPIIHHGDVRRMLLTMRTLTEGGRAFAAYVGQQLDLARYAEDAGEREHAQRLVALLTPVAKAFFTDNGLESCVLGQQVYGGHGYIREWGQEQRVRDVRIAQIYEGTNGIQALDLLGRKVLADGGQALAGFAAEVRAFSVDAPLHREALQASLARLEATSAWLRARAGEDANLVSAVAVEYLQLFGLTAYAYMWARMAAVALAKRDEDAAFHGAKLACAEFFFQRVLPRGLGLEASIRAGSGSLYGLEAAQF